A single region of the Candidatus Omnitrophota bacterium genome encodes:
- the rpmG gene encoding 50S ribosomal protein L33, which translates to MRELIALSCTVCKRKTYYLSKNKRKHPEKMTLKKYCRFDRKHTEHKEAKP; encoded by the coding sequence ATGAGAGAGCTAATTGCGTTATCATGTACTGTGTGCAAACGAAAGACTTACTACTTGAGTAAGAACAAACGAAAGCACCCTGAAAAAATGACTCTTAAAAAATATTGTCGTTTCGATCGTAAACATACAGAACATAAAGAGGCTAAGCCATGA